From one Triticum aestivum cultivar Chinese Spring chromosome 4B, IWGSC CS RefSeq v2.1, whole genome shotgun sequence genomic stretch:
- the LOC123089714 gene encoding germin-like protein 8-11, translating into MASSSSMLLLAALLASISWQAIASDPSPLQDFCVADMHSPVRVNGFVCKNPMEVNADDFFKAAALDKPRVTNKVGSNVTLINVMQIAGLNTLGISIARIDYAPLGQNPPHTHPRATEILTVLEGTLYVGFVTSNQENKFLSKVLNKGDVFVFPVGLIHFQFNPNPYKPAVAIAALSSQNPGAITIANAVFGSKPAISDDVLAKAFHVEKNTIDYLQAQFWENNQY; encoded by the exons ATGGCATCTTCCTCTTCTATGCTTCTCCTTGCCGCCCTTCTTGCATCCATCTCATGGCAGGCCATTGCCTCCGACCCTAGCCCACTCCAGGACTTTTGTGTCGCCGACATGCATTCACCAG TGCGTGTCAATGGGTTTGTTTGCAAGAACCCGATGGAAGTCAATGCGGATGACTTCTTCAAGGCAGCCGCTCTGGACAAGCCTAGGGTCACCAATAAGGTTGGATCCAATGTCACCTTGATCAATGTCATGCAGATTGCTGGACTCAACACTCTCGGCATCTCAATCGCGCGCATCGACTATGCTCCCCTAGGCCAGAACCCACCACATACGCACCCACGCGCCACTGAGATCCTCACAGTACTCGAGGGGACATTGTATGTTGGCTTTGTGACATCCAACCAGGAGAACAAGTTCCTTTCAAAGGTGCTTAACAAAGGTGATGTGTTTGTGTTCCCTGTGGGGCTCATCCACTTCCAATTCAACCCCAACCCCTACAAGCCAGCTGTTGCAATTGCCGCGCTCAGCAGCCAGAACCCAGGGGCTATCACAATTGCCAATGCAGTGTTTGGGTCGAAGCCAGCAATATCAGATGATGTTCTTGCCAAGGCATTTCATGTGGAAAAGAATACAATAGACTATCTCCAGGCTCAATTCTGGGAGAACAATCAGTACTAA